In the genome of Xanthomonas translucens pv. cerealis, one region contains:
- a CDS encoding glutamine synthetase family protein: MASRPRSRKNTPEQQESSLRRWLKDRHITEVECLVPDITGNARGKIIPAAKFSHDYGTRLPEGIFATTVTGEYPDDYYDLTSPSDSDMQLRPDPDTVRMVPWATDPTAQVIHDCYTKDGQPHELAPRNVLRGVLQAYAAIGFKPVVAPELEFFLVQKNTDPDFPLLPPAGRSGRPETARQSYSIDAVNEFDPILDLMYDYCDAMELDVDTLIHESGAAQLEVNFTHSDALSRADQVFLFKRTMREAAMRHGVYATFLAKPMENEPGSAMHIHQSLVDKHGKNVFSGRRAGEYSRTFGHYLAGLQKYVPMAMAVLAPNVNSYRRLMFGEVSPSNVLWGFDNRTCGLRVPIDTIENMRVESRFAGSDANPYLAMAATLACGLLGIREKLEPTAPISGNGKEMGYQLPRSLGEALDELERCTPLQEMLGPRFVRAYISVKRKEYETFFRVISSWEREFLLLNV, translated from the coding sequence ATGGCCAGCCGACCACGCTCCCGCAAGAACACCCCCGAACAGCAGGAAAGCTCGCTGCGCCGTTGGCTGAAGGACCGCCACATCACCGAGGTCGAGTGCCTGGTGCCGGACATCACCGGCAATGCGCGCGGCAAGATCATTCCCGCGGCCAAGTTCTCCCACGACTACGGCACGCGCCTGCCCGAGGGCATTTTCGCCACCACCGTCACCGGCGAGTATCCCGACGACTATTACGACCTGACCTCGCCGTCGGACTCGGACATGCAACTGCGCCCTGACCCGGACACGGTGCGGATGGTGCCGTGGGCCACCGACCCGACCGCGCAGGTGATCCACGACTGCTACACCAAGGACGGCCAGCCGCACGAGCTGGCGCCGCGCAACGTGTTGCGCGGGGTGCTGCAGGCGTATGCGGCGATCGGCTTCAAGCCGGTGGTGGCGCCGGAGCTGGAGTTCTTCCTGGTGCAGAAGAACACCGACCCGGACTTCCCGCTGCTGCCGCCGGCCGGGCGCTCGGGGCGGCCGGAGACCGCGCGGCAGTCGTACTCGATCGACGCGGTCAACGAGTTCGATCCGATCCTGGATCTGATGTACGACTATTGCGACGCGATGGAACTGGACGTGGACACCTTGATCCACGAATCCGGCGCGGCGCAGCTGGAGGTCAACTTCACCCATTCCGATGCGCTCTCGCGCGCCGATCAGGTGTTCCTGTTCAAGCGCACGATGCGCGAAGCGGCGATGCGCCACGGCGTCTACGCCACGTTCCTGGCCAAGCCGATGGAGAACGAGCCGGGCAGTGCGATGCACATCCACCAGAGCCTGGTCGACAAGCACGGCAAGAACGTGTTCAGCGGCCGCCGCGCGGGCGAGTACAGCCGCACCTTCGGGCATTACCTGGCCGGCCTGCAGAAGTACGTGCCGATGGCGATGGCGGTGCTGGCGCCGAACGTCAATTCCTACCGCCGGCTGATGTTCGGCGAGGTGTCGCCGAGCAACGTGCTGTGGGGCTTCGACAACCGTACCTGCGGGCTGCGGGTGCCGATCGACACGATCGAGAACATGCGTGTGGAGAGCCGCTTCGCGGGCTCCGACGCCAACCCGTATCTGGCGATGGCGGCGACGCTGGCCTGCGGGTTGCTGGGCATCCGCGAGAAGCTGGAGCCGACTGCGCCGATCAGCGGCAACGGCAAGGAGATGGGCTATCAGTTGCCGCGTTCGCTGGGCGAGGCGCTGGACGAGCTGGAGCGGTGTACGCCGTTGCAGGAAATGCTGGGGCCGCGTTTCGTGCGCGCCTATATTTCGGTCAAGCGCAAGGAGTATGAGACGTTCTTCCGGGTGATCAGTTCGTGGGAGCGGGAGTTCTTGTTGTTGAACGTGTAA
- a CDS encoding aspartate aminotransferase family protein, with protein sequence MDRIETRALQELDAAHHLHPFNDNAALAEKGTRILTRGDGAYVWDADGNKLLDAFAGLWCVNLGYGRKELGQAAARQMEQLAYYNSFFQCTTEPTIRLAAKLAELTPGDLDHAFFTNSGSEANDTILRLVRHFWAVQDQPQKNIFIGRHDGYHGTTMAGASLGGMKGMHRQGGLPIPDIHHIDPPYPFGDGGDLDPEAYGLLAARRLEDKILELGPQRVAAFIGEPIMGAIGVYIPPRSYWPEIERICRRYDVLLVADEVICGFGRTGEWFGAQHFGFQPDVMTIAKGITSGYIPLGAAMFGKRVATVLKEQGGELAHGCTYSGHPVCAAVALENLRLLQDEGIVERARREIAPYLAQRWAELGEHRLVGQARIVGMIGALELVPDKPRRQYFPDRGKVGALCRDHALRRGLILRATNDAMLLSPPLILSRAQVDELFDKAWLALQDTAQALGK encoded by the coding sequence ATGGATCGGATAGAGACGCGGGCCCTGCAGGAGCTGGATGCGGCGCATCACCTGCACCCGTTCAACGACAACGCCGCGTTGGCCGAAAAGGGCACGCGCATTTTGACCCGCGGCGACGGCGCCTACGTCTGGGATGCCGACGGCAACAAGCTGCTCGACGCCTTCGCCGGGCTGTGGTGCGTCAACCTCGGCTACGGGCGCAAGGAACTCGGCCAGGCCGCCGCGCGGCAGATGGAACAGCTGGCGTACTACAACAGCTTCTTCCAGTGCACCACCGAGCCGACCATCCGCCTCGCCGCCAAACTCGCCGAACTCACCCCCGGCGATCTCGACCATGCCTTCTTCACCAATTCCGGCTCCGAGGCCAACGACACCATCCTGCGCCTGGTGCGGCACTTCTGGGCGGTGCAGGACCAGCCGCAGAAGAACATCTTCATTGGCCGCCACGACGGCTACCACGGCACCACCATGGCCGGCGCCAGCCTCGGCGGGATGAAGGGGATGCACCGCCAGGGCGGGCTGCCGATCCCCGACATCCACCATATCGACCCGCCATACCCGTTCGGCGACGGCGGCGACCTGGACCCGGAGGCATACGGCCTGCTGGCCGCGCGCCGGCTCGAGGACAAGATCCTGGAACTGGGGCCGCAGCGCGTGGCCGCGTTCATCGGTGAGCCGATCATGGGCGCCATCGGCGTGTACATCCCGCCGCGCAGCTACTGGCCGGAGATCGAGCGCATCTGCCGCCGCTACGACGTGCTGCTGGTCGCCGACGAAGTGATCTGCGGTTTCGGCCGCACCGGCGAATGGTTCGGCGCGCAGCACTTCGGTTTCCAGCCGGACGTGATGACTATCGCCAAGGGCATCACCTCCGGCTATATCCCGCTCGGCGCGGCGATGTTCGGCAAGCGCGTGGCCACGGTGCTGAAGGAGCAGGGCGGCGAGCTGGCGCACGGTTGCACCTATTCGGGGCATCCGGTGTGCGCGGCGGTGGCGCTGGAGAACCTGCGCCTGCTGCAGGACGAGGGTATCGTCGAACGCGCGCGCCGCGAGATCGCGCCGTACCTGGCGCAGCGCTGGGCCGAACTGGGCGAGCACCGGCTGGTCGGGCAGGCGCGCATCGTCGGCATGATCGGCGCGCTGGAACTGGTGCCGGACAAGCCGCGTCGGCAGTATTTCCCCGACCGCGGCAAGGTCGGCGCGCTGTGCCGCGACCATGCGCTGCGCCGCGGCCTGATCCTGCGCGCGACCAACGATGCGATGCTGCTGTCGCCGCCGTTGATCCTGAGCCGCGCCCAGGTCGACGAGTTGTTCGACAAGGCCTGGCTGGCGCTGCAGGACACCGCGCAGGCGCTGGGCAAATAG
- a CDS encoding polyamine ABC transporter substrate-binding protein, whose translation MKLRLLTLSLSAALLASCGGSAGGEGGKPAAGEDHVLNVYNYSDYIAENTVPTFEKASGVTVTYDVFDSDEMVETKLLAGGSGYDVVVPTLNFFGRQIQAGVFLPLDKRQIPNLANLDPEIMRRIAQQDPGNKYGVPYMVGTTGIGYNVDKVKAAFGSTDIANSWDLVFKPENIAKLKDCGVTILDTPSDLIPIALHYQGEDPHTTDTAKIQQAAALIKRIRPYVQNFHSSQYVTSLANGSTCLAVGWSGDIIQARDRAEEAKNGVHVAYSIPREGAPQWFDMLAIPKDAKHPQNAYKFINYLLTPEVAAANSNFIHYANPVPKATPLVDAAIRNDPTIYPPPEVAAKMFTYSINPPEVDKLYTRLWTEIKTGR comes from the coding sequence ATGAAGCTGCGACTGCTCACCCTTTCCCTCTCTGCGGCGCTGCTCGCCTCCTGCGGCGGTTCCGCTGGCGGCGAGGGCGGCAAGCCCGCGGCGGGCGAGGACCATGTCCTCAACGTGTACAACTATTCGGACTACATCGCCGAGAACACCGTGCCCACGTTCGAGAAGGCCAGCGGGGTCACTGTCACCTACGACGTGTTCGACAGCGACGAGATGGTCGAGACCAAGTTGCTGGCCGGCGGCAGCGGCTACGACGTGGTGGTGCCGACGCTGAACTTCTTCGGCCGGCAGATCCAGGCCGGGGTGTTCCTGCCGCTGGACAAGCGCCAGATCCCGAACCTGGCCAACCTGGATCCGGAAATCATGCGGCGCATCGCGCAGCAGGATCCGGGTAACAAGTACGGCGTGCCGTACATGGTCGGCACCACCGGCATCGGCTACAACGTGGACAAGGTCAAGGCCGCGTTCGGCAGCACCGACATCGCCAACAGCTGGGACCTGGTGTTCAAGCCGGAGAATATCGCCAAGCTCAAGGACTGCGGCGTCACCATCCTGGACACGCCGTCGGACCTGATCCCGATCGCGTTGCACTACCAGGGCGAGGATCCGCACACCACCGATACCGCCAAGATCCAGCAGGCCGCGGCGCTGATCAAACGCATCCGCCCGTACGTGCAGAACTTCCATTCCTCGCAATACGTGACCTCGCTGGCCAACGGCAGCACCTGCCTGGCGGTGGGCTGGTCGGGCGACATCATCCAGGCGCGCGACCGTGCCGAGGAAGCCAAGAACGGCGTGCACGTGGCCTATTCGATTCCCAGAGAAGGCGCGCCGCAGTGGTTCGACATGCTGGCGATCCCGAAGGATGCCAAGCATCCGCAGAACGCCTATAAGTTCATCAACTACCTGCTGACGCCGGAGGTGGCCGCGGCCAATAGCAACTTCATCCACTACGCCAATCCGGTGCCGAAAGCGACGCCGCTGGTGGATGCGGCGATCCGCAACGACCCGACCATCTACCCGCCGCCGGAGGTGGCGGCGAAGATGTTCACCTATTCGATCAACCCGCCCGAGGTCGACAAGCTGTACACCCGCCTGTGGACGGAGATCAAGACCGGCCGCTGA